One window of the Acaryochloris sp. CCMEE 5410 genome contains the following:
- a CDS encoding ABC transporter substrate-binding protein — protein MLPIIREDNAFITLYSNVGFRPIITKKKKLIQPSELSTKILNIFKEFRESQSNWESKTQSYVNELKAIVISQFSERKSGKEFQELVDSLIGKNAGPGSAKSKIELHQFLKLLIEDDEKFGSEVAILVEEISKDILTLRRKVQNNVQVRFKDTIQLPLISNRIRSLLVLEDNKLIRSFHPKASEYIEKLRNSVISKVSEWEKRKHLVSKITERRLSKRDGEELEKYLRYSLVSDELFSSDISLILEDIESQRRVGIRKALGYLQYRKKYAITFALSFFCFTTLALGEKYVGDIADIVSPMPKTYYIFVVGDKKDGLAKSISDLLSEQGKKNPLIVRGHKLKFLYLNDDGDRNTAIRVANSIIQRRNNRDPILMIGHFRSTTTKAVLPLYLSAKIPILLLTETNDNLLQIEQNDINKIPIVRFTPTNQVQAKTAARLCLSHDKKYAWIAGSPSNPEYSENLSKLFAQEIEQGGKVFYRDVNNDLPERYFFGNINVENKKINCIYHIGSEMEQSLTFIRYIRKLQTQKLIAEDAIIIASDSSANREFILKGGKDVDGIFVTSPIPIQYVADIPGYYASNAYTFLEEIISLTENREGFASSFPDNIKEGITRQYPATKIRKNLIKSINSELINIDSNDFSKEVHRIRIKGIEEKKKIDFVILRDSKTGFGELHLMSPTDQLKNSIRVPFQVWQVRHNQFIQYDLKS, from the coding sequence ATGCTCCCAATCATTAGAGAAGACAATGCCTTCATAACTCTTTACTCTAATGTAGGCTTTAGGCCTATAATTACGAAAAAAAAGAAATTAATTCAGCCTTCTGAATTATCCACAAAAATATTGAATATTTTCAAAGAGTTCAGGGAGTCGCAAAGTAATTGGGAATCTAAAACTCAGAGTTATGTAAATGAATTAAAGGCAATCGTTATATCTCAATTCTCTGAGCGAAAAAGTGGAAAAGAGTTTCAAGAATTAGTTGACTCGTTGATTGGCAAAAATGCAGGACCAGGATCAGCAAAGAGCAAAATAGAGCTTCACCAATTCCTAAAACTTCTTATAGAAGATGATGAGAAATTTGGCTCTGAAGTTGCAATTCTTGTAGAGGAAATTAGCAAAGATATACTTACACTCAGAAGAAAAGTTCAAAACAATGTACAGGTTAGATTTAAAGATACAATTCAGCTACCTTTGATCTCAAACCGAATCAGAAGTCTATTGGTTTTAGAAGACAACAAATTAATTCGATCCTTCCATCCTAAAGCATCTGAATATATTGAGAAACTGCGAAATAGTGTTATTTCTAAAGTGAGTGAATGGGAAAAAAGGAAGCATTTAGTTTCCAAGATTACCGAGCGAAGGTTGAGTAAAAGAGATGGAGAAGAGTTAGAAAAATATTTGAGATATTCATTAGTGAGTGATGAGCTATTTTCTTCAGATATTTCGCTCATTCTTGAAGATATTGAGAGCCAAAGGCGTGTAGGCATAAGAAAAGCATTAGGTTACCTTCAATACAGAAAAAAGTATGCAATAACGTTTGCATTATCTTTTTTTTGTTTCACAACATTAGCTCTTGGTGAAAAATATGTTGGTGATATAGCTGACATTGTTAGCCCAATGCCAAAGACATACTATATTTTTGTCGTTGGGGACAAAAAAGATGGTTTGGCAAAATCAATATCTGATCTATTGAGTGAGCAGGGTAAAAAAAATCCATTAATTGTCAGAGGTCATAAATTAAAGTTTTTATATCTAAATGATGATGGAGATAGGAATACTGCTATACGAGTTGCGAATTCTATTATTCAAAGGAGAAATAATCGAGATCCAATTCTCATGATTGGTCATTTTCGTAGTACCACAACTAAAGCCGTTTTGCCATTATATCTTTCAGCAAAGATTCCAATATTATTGCTCACAGAAACTAATGATAACCTATTACAAATTGAACAAAATGATATTAATAAGATACCTATTGTTAGGTTTACACCTACAAACCAAGTGCAGGCAAAAACTGCTGCGAGATTATGTTTAAGTCATGACAAAAAGTATGCATGGATTGCTGGAAGTCCATCGAATCCTGAATATAGTGAAAACCTTAGTAAACTTTTTGCACAAGAGATAGAACAAGGAGGCAAAGTATTTTACAGAGATGTCAATAATGACCTACCTGAAAGATATTTTTTTGGAAATATAAATGTGGAGAATAAAAAAATAAATTGTATATATCATATTGGATCCGAAATGGAGCAATCTCTAACCTTTATAAGGTATATTCGAAAACTACAAACCCAAAAGCTTATTGCCGAAGATGCAATAATAATTGCAAGTGACTCCTCTGCTAATAGAGAGTTTATTCTTAAGGGTGGAAAGGATGTTGATGGTATTTTTGTAACCTCACCTATACCAATACAATATGTAGCTGATATTCCTGGTTATTATGCTTCCAATGCATATACTTTTCTAGAAGAGATAATATCATTAACAGAAAACAGGGAAGGCTTTGCGAGTAGTTTTCCTGACAATATTAAAGAAGGTATTACAAGACAATATCCAGCAACAAAAATAAGAAAAAATCTAATAAAAAGTATAAACAGTGAATTAATAAATATTGATTCTAATGATTTTTCCAAGGAAGTTCATAGAATAAGAATAAAAGGAATAGAAGAGAAGAAAAAGATTGATTTTGTAATCTTGCGTGATAGTAAAACGGGTTTTGGAGAGTTACACCTTATGTCACCTACTGATCAGCTTAAAAATTCTATTAGGGTTCCATTCCAAGTTTGGCAAGTGCGGCATAATCAATTCATTCAATATGATCTTAAAAGTTAG